One Panicum virgatum strain AP13 chromosome 9K, P.virgatum_v5, whole genome shotgun sequence genomic region harbors:
- the LOC120646709 gene encoding zinc finger protein 4-like, with the protein MNSKEMCQEPCDELSEISSQAASNTEASNSSGRVSLDLLLTVAAAAAAESSTTDNSNGSSGGGGAQANAAAAVAAREPSRVFTCNYCQRKFFSSQALGGHQNAHRRERTLARRALRLDAAAPYGYYADVASLPLYGSGMYPIGIQAHASPAVRPRPEQQQRRRHDAAAAAAAARADELKPARGLLSPMPFFVGDDEVSFGWPGSFRPTAAAAPAGGAALISADAGAVLAGEEPDLTLRL; encoded by the coding sequence ATGAACAGCAAGGAGATGTGCCAAGAACCGTGCGACGAGCTGTCTGAGATCAGCAGCCAGGCGGCGTCCAACACCGAGGCGTCCAACTCCTCCGGCCGGGTCAGCCTCGACCTCTtgctcaccgtcgccgccgctgccgccgccgagtcGAGCACCACCGACAACAGcaacggcagcagcggcggcgggggcgcccaGGCGAACGCTGCCGCGGCCGTGGCTGCCCGCGAGCCGTCGCGCGTGTTCACGTGCAACTACTGCCAGCGCAAGTTCTTCAGCTCGCAGGCGCTGGGCGGGCACCAGAACGCGCACCGGCGGGAGCGCACGCTGGCCCGGCGCGCGCTGCGGCTCGACGCGGCCGCCCCCTACGGCTACTACGCCGACGTGGCGTCCCTGCCGCTGTACGGCTCCGGCATGTACCCCATCGGCATCCAGGcgcacgcgtcgccggcggtgcgcccgcgcccggagcagcagcagcggcggcggcacgacgccgccgccgccgccgccgccgcgcgcgccgacgAGCTGAAGCCAGCGCGGGGGCTGCTGAGCCCGATGCCGTTCTTCGTGGGCGACGACGAGGTGAGCTTCGGCTGGCCCGGCAGCTTCAGGCCGACCGCGGCAGCCGCGCCGGCGGGTGGCGCGGCCCTCATCtcggccgacgccggcgccgtgctTGCCGGCGAGGAGCCCGACCTGACGCTCAGGCTCTGA
- the LOC120646705 gene encoding protein TITANIA-like, with protein sequence MFGDSDGSKDASAAAPGSSAPDPPFPNRELTLSSYLCDKPPLASAAAAAAGPSSPPNPAAAAAGPAAEDAAASAKLCVERDFLHLSAPKRGDPPGDDSSVVGGKKPRLDSLQLSLSLSNDATAPPPSSQPPSQLAALLPADGDLRGGSAATAAVAAAAAVPAAPPPRRTYSANTGRTRSINSDDMSYSYSMFSHNPSCSLTHNSTDIYAAGEGTNGSVHSRFNFRPMGDGSVAFATAPLKEGTSSFFPTELPARMVASAAALSAGGSFDGSHGGMHSSRPDRILREIVSDSVPTMAQVLQDFPSETLEVLRETVRSIIDAPERRDELTSLQRKLERRSDLTAEMLGRANKTQLEILVAIKTDMAVFVTGKGRVSSSELVEMFLLTRCRNLNCKSALPVDDCECKICSTKKGFCSACMCPVCQKFDCAANTCSWVGCDVCSHWCHAACALEKNLIRPGPTLKGAMGTTEMQFQCLGCNHASEMFGFVKEVFNCCAENWSPETQMKELDFVRKIFAASEDFEGKGLHAKAEEVLSMLAKKLITPSEATSSMLQFFKYGVTDYSVTGSKSKGILAAQTSKSTDMLHLQTPTITPPKSSFNFKPSTSILDTQIEALKASPKALPIETHFSSASKDDDASSLETIVKCKEAEAKLFQKLADDARKEVDSYRHIVRAKTQKLEEEYAMKLAKLGFQEIEEKRRKKLEELKMLENSHYDYNKMKLRMQTEIQGLLERMEATKKMWV encoded by the exons ATGTTCGGCGACTCCGACGGATCCAAGGACGCCAGCGCCGCGGCGCCCGGCTCCAGCGCGCCCGACCCGCCCTTCCCCAACCGCGAGCTCACGCTCAGCAGCTACCTCTGCgacaagccgccgctcgcctcggcggcggccgccgcggcggggccgtcctcgccgccgaaccccgcggccgccgcggcgggcccgGCGGCCGAGgatgccgccgccagcgccaagCTCTGCGTCGAGAGGGACTTCCTCCACCTCTCCGCGCCCAAGCGCGGGGATCCGCCCGGCGACGACTCCTCCGTGGTCGGGGGTAAGAAGCCCCGCCTCGACTCGCTCCAGCTCtcgctctccctctccaacgacgcgaccgcgccgccgccgtcctcccagCCGCCCTCGCAGCTCGCGGCCCTGCTCCCGGCCGATGGCGATCTGCGGGGCGGAAGCGCCGCGAcagctgccgtcgccgccgccgccgcggtgcctgccgcgccgccccccaggcggacctacagcgCCAACACGGGGCGCACCCGGAGCATCAACTCCGACGACATGTCATACTCCTACTCGATGTTCTCGCACAACCCGAGCTGCTCCCTTACGCACAACTCCACCGACATCTACGCCGCCGGGGAGGGCACCAACGGCTCCGTTCACAGCCGCTTCAACTTCCGCCCCATGGGGGACGGGAGCGTCGCCTTCGCCACGGCGCCGCTCAAGGAGGGCACGTCCTCCTTCTTCCCCACCGAGCTCCCCGCGAGGATGGTAGCGTCTGCAGCGGCGCTCAGCGCGGGCGGCAGCTTCGACGGCAGCCATGGCGGGATGCACTCCTCGCGGCCTGATAGGATCCTGCGGGAGATCGTGTCCGACTCGGTGCCTACCATGGCGCAGGTGCTGCAGGATTTCCCGAGCGAAACGCTAGAGGTGCTgcgggagacggtgcggagcaTTATTGATGCGCCTGAGAGGAGGGATGAACTGACAAGCCTCCAGCGGAAGCTGGAGCGCCGATCAGACCTAACAGCCGAGATGTTGGGACGTGCTAACAAGACACAGCTGGAGATCCTTGTGGCCATCAAGACTGACATGGCTGTTTTCGTGACTGGGAAGGGACGTGTGTCTAGCAGCGAGCTTGTGGAGATGTTCCTATTGACACGATGCCGCAACCTGAACTGCAAGAGTGCGCTCCCTGTGGATGACTGTGAGTGCAAGATTTGCTCCACCAAGAAAGGGTTCTGCAGTGCGTGTATGTGCCCGGTGTGCCAGAAGTTTGATTGTGCTGCAAATACCTGCAGCTGGGTTGGGTGCGATGTCTGCTCCCACTGGTGCCATGCTGCATGTGCCCTGGAGAAGAACTTGATCAGGCCTGGACCGACATTGAAGGGGGCTATGGGTACAACTGAGATGCAGTTCCAATGCCTCGGGTGCAACCATGCTTCTGAGATGTTTGGGTTCGTTAAGGAGGTGTTCAATTGCTGCGCAGAGAACTGGAGTCCTGAGACTCAGATGAAAGAGCTGGACTTTGTTAGGAAGATATTTGCAGCTAGTGAGGATTTTGAGGGGAAGGGGCTCCATGCTAAGGCAGAAGAGGTCCTCAGCATGCTCGCAAAGAAACTTATTACCCCTTCTGAAGCCACAAGCAGCATGCTACAATTCTTTAAAT ATGGAGTTACAGACTACTCTGTTACTGGTAGCAAGTCGAAAGGAATACTGGCGGCTCAGACGAGTAAATCCACAGATATGCTTCATCTCCAAACCCCAACCATCACCCCACCAAAATCATCCTTCAACTTCAAGCCCAGCACCTCCATTCTTGATACACAGATCGAAGCACTTAAGGCCAGCCCAAAAGCACTCCCTATTGAGACCCATTTCAGCTCTGCCTCAAAGGACGATGACGCCTCCAGCCTGGAGACCATTGTGAAGTGCAAGGAGGCTGAGGCGAAACTCTTCCAGAAACTTGCCGATGATGCCAGGAAGGAAGTGGACAGCTACCGCCACATCGTGCGCGCCAAGACCCagaagctggaggaggagtaCGCCATGAAGCTGGCAAAATTGGGCTTCCAAGAGATAGAGGAGAAGCGGCGGAAGAAACTCGAGGAGCTCAAGATGCTTGAGAACTCGCACTACGACTACAACAAGATGAAGCTACGGATGCAGACCGAAATCCAGGGCCTGCTCGAGCGGATGGAAGCTACAAAGAAGATGTGGGTATAG
- the LOC120646708 gene encoding probable xyloglucan endotransglucosylase/hydrolase protein 28, translated as MACSSMVFLAVFVAAAAAAGSCLPVAAAGEPLPPAGTPLSFREGYTQLFGDSNLALHGDGRRVHISLDERTGAGFASQGAYLHGLFSARIKLPADHTAGVVVAFYMSNGDVYERTHDELDFEFLGNVRGREWRVQTNVYGNGSTAAGREERYGLWFDPTEDFHRYAILWSRDRIIFYVDETPIREVVRTESMGAQFPFKPMSLYATIWDGSSWATSGGRYKVDYKYAPYVAEFADLALRGCAVGGRRACEEPGAAMSPAQRSAMEAFRARYMTYGYCYDRLRYPAPLPECTVGPEAAAFLPSGDARAALRRRGRRHQKRGGADSAV; from the exons ATGGCTTGTTCCTCCATGGTCTTCTTGGCCGTcttcgtcgcggcggcggcggcggcggggtcgtgcCTGCCAGTGGCCGCTGCGGGCGAGCCTCTCCCTCCGGCGGGAACGCCCCTCTCCTTCCGGGAGGGCTACACGCAGCTGTTCGGCGACTCCAACCTCGCGCTCCACGGCGACGGGAGGAGGGTGCACATCTCCCTCGACGAGCGAACAG GCGCCGGGTTCGCGTCGCAGGGCGCGTACCTCCACGGCCTCTTCAGCGCCCGCATCAAGCTCCCCGCCGACCACAccgccggcgtcgtcgtcgccttCTAC ATGTCGAACGGGGACGTGTACGAGCGGACGCACGACGAGCTGGACTTCGAGTTCCTGGGGAACGTGCGGGGGCGGGAGTGGCGGGTGCAGACCAACGTGTACGGCAACGGCagcacggcggccggccgggaggAGCGCTACGGCCTCTGGTTCGACCCCACGGAGGACTTCCACCGCTACGCCATCCTCTGGAGCCGCGACAGGATCAT ATTCTACGTCGATGAGACGCCGATCAGGGAGGTGGTGCGGACGGAGTCCATGGGCGCGCAGTTCCCGTTCAAGCCCATGTCGCTGTACGCCACCATCTGGGACGGCTCCAGCTGGGCCACCTCGGGCGGCCGCTACAAGGTGGACTACAAGTACGCGCCCTACGTCGCCGAGTTCGCCGACCTCGCGCTCCGCGGCTGCGCGGTGGGCGGCCGTCGGGCGTGCGAGGAGCCGGGCGCCGCGATGTCGCCCGCGCAGCGGTCGGCGATGGAGGCGTTCCGGGCGCGGTACATGACGTACGGCTACTGCTACGACCGCCTCCGGTaccccgcgccgctgccggagtGCACCGTCGGCCCGGAGGCCGCGGCGTTCCTCCCGTCGGGGGATGCGAGGGCGGCACTGCGTAGGCGTGGCAGGCGCCACCAgaagcgcggcggcgcggactcGGCTGTCTGA
- the LOC120646706 gene encoding RNA demethylase ALKBH10B-like isoform X1 produces the protein MANAAAVIASPAPGAAAAEPAGWLMDERDGFISWLRGEFAAANAIIDLLVVHLRGVGDPGEYDHVAAAVQQRRHHWAPVIHMQQFFPVADVAFALQQAGWRRRAQPAQALGAAASQNAPPPPPARRPAFSQSHHSHHHHRHGGGHYRPDPARGGGAVASAGSDKDGREAHNHKEGKVLKEMENMGDTKSLRLDSPKIDEGEKNSKLQAVSDGNNKGVPTPIEYSTNEIIEGKTVNTVEGLKVYEGLVNVTETNKILSLVNETKASFRRGGLEAGQTVIIGKRPMKGHGREIVQMGVPIIEGPPDDENQRETRVEAVPGLLHDLFDRLSQQEIIPFKPDYCVIDFFSEGDYSHPHYSPPWYGRPLCTLCLTDCDMVFGRAISGERGDHRAPLKLTLTTGSLLLLEGKSADIAKQAIPCTRKQRILLSFGKSVARKHIPAESARLTPPLTPPPMLWGPSSRPANMARHPQSPKHFGYAPASGVLPAPAVGPHHVSPSDGMQPLFVAPAPVSAAAIPFTPTVPLPNTTTAWIPEATPRPAPPRFPGPGTGVFLPPGSGHPLPHQMMPASQGHGEPNSPQGSSSAYLQNKIAGKEMSNGHLSPKSSPTNISCTTEEKAECNGSSNGGGNFEEEKSAVGKEQQNGSLKNVGSSKVQPHGHASK, from the exons AtggccaacgccgccgccgtcatcgcctccccggcgcccggcgccgccgcggccgagccCGCCGGCTGGCTCATGGACGAGCGCGACGGCTTCATCTCCTGGCTGCGCGGCGAGTTCGCGGCCGCCAACGCCATCATCGACCTCCTCGTCGTCCACCTCCGCGGCGTCGGCGACCCGGGCGAGTACGaccacgtcgccgccgccgtgcagcagcgccgccaccactggGCGCCCGTGATCCACATGCAGCAGTTCTTCCCCGTCGCCGACGTCGCCTTCGCGCTTCAGCAGGCCggctggcgccgccgcgcgcagccgGCGCAGGCGCTGGGGGCTGCCGCGTCGcagaacgcgccgccgccgccgcccgctcgccgcccaGCGTTCTCGCAGTCCCACCACTCCCACCATCACcatcgccacggcggcggccactATCGCCCCGatccggcgcgcggcggcggcgcggttgcGTCGGCTGGATCCGATAAAGATG GACGTGAAGCTCATAATCACAAGGAAGGGAAGGTGCTGAAAGAAATGGAGAACATGGGTGACACTAAAAGCTTGCGGTTGGATTCTCCTAAAATTGATG AAGGTGAGAAAAATTCAAAGCTGCAAGCTGTTTCCGATGGAAACAACAAAGGGGTTCCAACTCCTATAGAGTATTCAACCAATGAAATCATTGAAGGCAAAACG GTTAATACTGTTGAAGGGCTCAAGGTTTATGAAGGGTTGGTAAATGTTACCGAGACAAACAAGATTCTTTCTTTAGTTAATGAAACAAAAGCTTCTTTCCGGCGAGGGGGTCTTGAAG CTGGGCAGACCGTTATAATTGGTAAAAGACCAATGAAGGGTCATGGAAGGGAAATTGTTCAGATGGGTGTTCCTATCATCGAAGGCCCTCCTGATGATGAGAATCAAAGAG AGACAAGGGTGGAGGCGGTTCCTGGGCTGCTGCATGATCTGTTTGATCGCTTGTCTCAGCAGGAAATTATACCTTTCAAACCAGATTATTGTGTTATCGACTTCTTCAGTGAG GGAGACTATTCTCATCCTCACTACTCCCCTCCTTGGTATGGTAGACCTCTTTGTACGCTCTGCTTAACAGATTGTGATATGGTGTTTGGCCGAGCTATATCAGGAGAACGAGGTGATCATAGAGCTCCCCTGAAGCTCACGCTCACAACAGG GTCGCTTCTACTCCTGGAAGGGAAAAGTGCTGACATTGCAAAACAAGCTATTCCTTGCACACGTAAGCAGCGAATCCTACTGAGTTTTGGAAAGTCTGTAGCAAGAAAGCACATTCCAGCTGAAAGTGCTCGGTTAACTCCCCCATTGACACCTCCTCCTATGCTGTGGGGTCCATCATCAAGGCCGGCTAACATGGCACGCCATCCCCAAAGTCCTAAACACTTCGGTTATGCTCCCGCTAGTGGTGTTCTTCCAGCTCCAGCTGTTGGACCTCATCACGTCTCTCCATCTGATGGAATGCAGCCACTATTTGTGGCCCCTGCTCCTGTTTCTGCTGCAGCCATTCCTTTCACGCCAACCGTTCCCTTGCCAAACACAACAACAGCTTGGATACCAGAAGCTACTCCAAGGCCTGCTCCACCGCGATTCCCTGGTCCCGGTACAGGGGTCTTCCTTCCTCCAGGATCAGGCCACCCACTGCCTCACCAGATGATGCCAGCATCTCAAGGTCACGGTGAACCTAACTCTCCACAAGGTTCATCATCTGCTTACCTGCAGAACAAGATCGCTGGCAAGGAGATGTCTAATGGTCATCTTTCCCCAAAGAGCTCACCAACAAACATATCTTGCACAACCGAGGAGAAAGCAGAATGTAATGGGAGCTCAAATGGTGGCGGCAACTTTGAAGAAGAAAAGTCTGCCGTAGGCAAGGAGCAGCAGAATGGTAGTCTGAAGAATGTTGGGAGTAGCAAGGTCCAGCCGCATGGACATGCCTCTAAATAG
- the LOC120646706 gene encoding RNA demethylase ALKBH10B-like isoform X2: MANAAAVIASPAPGAAAAEPAGWLMDERDGFISWLRGEFAAANAIIDLLVVHLRGVGDPGEYDHVAAAVQQRRHHWAPVIHMQQFFPVADVAFALQQAGWRRRAQPAQALGAAASQNAPPPPPARRPAFSQSHHSHHHHRHGGGHYRPDPARGGGAVASAGSDKDAHNHKEGKVLKEMENMGDTKSLRLDSPKIDEGEKNSKLQAVSDGNNKGVPTPIEYSTNEIIEGKTVNTVEGLKVYEGLVNVTETNKILSLVNETKASFRRGGLEAGQTVIIGKRPMKGHGREIVQMGVPIIEGPPDDENQRETRVEAVPGLLHDLFDRLSQQEIIPFKPDYCVIDFFSEGDYSHPHYSPPWYGRPLCTLCLTDCDMVFGRAISGERGDHRAPLKLTLTTGSLLLLEGKSADIAKQAIPCTRKQRILLSFGKSVARKHIPAESARLTPPLTPPPMLWGPSSRPANMARHPQSPKHFGYAPASGVLPAPAVGPHHVSPSDGMQPLFVAPAPVSAAAIPFTPTVPLPNTTTAWIPEATPRPAPPRFPGPGTGVFLPPGSGHPLPHQMMPASQGHGEPNSPQGSSSAYLQNKIAGKEMSNGHLSPKSSPTNISCTTEEKAECNGSSNGGGNFEEEKSAVGKEQQNGSLKNVGSSKVQPHGHASK, encoded by the exons AtggccaacgccgccgccgtcatcgcctccccggcgcccggcgccgccgcggccgagccCGCCGGCTGGCTCATGGACGAGCGCGACGGCTTCATCTCCTGGCTGCGCGGCGAGTTCGCGGCCGCCAACGCCATCATCGACCTCCTCGTCGTCCACCTCCGCGGCGTCGGCGACCCGGGCGAGTACGaccacgtcgccgccgccgtgcagcagcgccgccaccactggGCGCCCGTGATCCACATGCAGCAGTTCTTCCCCGTCGCCGACGTCGCCTTCGCGCTTCAGCAGGCCggctggcgccgccgcgcgcagccgGCGCAGGCGCTGGGGGCTGCCGCGTCGcagaacgcgccgccgccgccgcccgctcgccgcccaGCGTTCTCGCAGTCCCACCACTCCCACCATCACcatcgccacggcggcggccactATCGCCCCGatccggcgcgcggcggcggcgcggttgcGTCGGCTGGATCCGATAAAGATG CTCATAATCACAAGGAAGGGAAGGTGCTGAAAGAAATGGAGAACATGGGTGACACTAAAAGCTTGCGGTTGGATTCTCCTAAAATTGATG AAGGTGAGAAAAATTCAAAGCTGCAAGCTGTTTCCGATGGAAACAACAAAGGGGTTCCAACTCCTATAGAGTATTCAACCAATGAAATCATTGAAGGCAAAACG GTTAATACTGTTGAAGGGCTCAAGGTTTATGAAGGGTTGGTAAATGTTACCGAGACAAACAAGATTCTTTCTTTAGTTAATGAAACAAAAGCTTCTTTCCGGCGAGGGGGTCTTGAAG CTGGGCAGACCGTTATAATTGGTAAAAGACCAATGAAGGGTCATGGAAGGGAAATTGTTCAGATGGGTGTTCCTATCATCGAAGGCCCTCCTGATGATGAGAATCAAAGAG AGACAAGGGTGGAGGCGGTTCCTGGGCTGCTGCATGATCTGTTTGATCGCTTGTCTCAGCAGGAAATTATACCTTTCAAACCAGATTATTGTGTTATCGACTTCTTCAGTGAG GGAGACTATTCTCATCCTCACTACTCCCCTCCTTGGTATGGTAGACCTCTTTGTACGCTCTGCTTAACAGATTGTGATATGGTGTTTGGCCGAGCTATATCAGGAGAACGAGGTGATCATAGAGCTCCCCTGAAGCTCACGCTCACAACAGG GTCGCTTCTACTCCTGGAAGGGAAAAGTGCTGACATTGCAAAACAAGCTATTCCTTGCACACGTAAGCAGCGAATCCTACTGAGTTTTGGAAAGTCTGTAGCAAGAAAGCACATTCCAGCTGAAAGTGCTCGGTTAACTCCCCCATTGACACCTCCTCCTATGCTGTGGGGTCCATCATCAAGGCCGGCTAACATGGCACGCCATCCCCAAAGTCCTAAACACTTCGGTTATGCTCCCGCTAGTGGTGTTCTTCCAGCTCCAGCTGTTGGACCTCATCACGTCTCTCCATCTGATGGAATGCAGCCACTATTTGTGGCCCCTGCTCCTGTTTCTGCTGCAGCCATTCCTTTCACGCCAACCGTTCCCTTGCCAAACACAACAACAGCTTGGATACCAGAAGCTACTCCAAGGCCTGCTCCACCGCGATTCCCTGGTCCCGGTACAGGGGTCTTCCTTCCTCCAGGATCAGGCCACCCACTGCCTCACCAGATGATGCCAGCATCTCAAGGTCACGGTGAACCTAACTCTCCACAAGGTTCATCATCTGCTTACCTGCAGAACAAGATCGCTGGCAAGGAGATGTCTAATGGTCATCTTTCCCCAAAGAGCTCACCAACAAACATATCTTGCACAACCGAGGAGAAAGCAGAATGTAATGGGAGCTCAAATGGTGGCGGCAACTTTGAAGAAGAAAAGTCTGCCGTAGGCAAGGAGCAGCAGAATGGTAGTCTGAAGAATGTTGGGAGTAGCAAGGTCCAGCCGCATGGACATGCCTCTAAATAG
- the LOC120646710 gene encoding uncharacterized protein LOC120646710 isoform X1 produces the protein MAGTTTSPPPAAGDHPRVLLRGFLSRETCKELEFVHRSCGAAGYRPSVVSTSLPHLSATGCGHLLLPFVPVRERLRDAVESFFDCLFDVFIEFTGLISWCKGASIGWHSDDNKPYLRQRAFTAVCYLNNHGEDYKGGILQFQDGDPSSIVPVAGDVVIYTADNRNVHCVTEVTEGERLTLTLWFTRDRAYNEDPKLLTFLSQTSLSCEPTEQKSYIPMPASDSMYWFSYDQSGFDIRCARVHVLGFSFHSSSGEYSTSVLPAEDDPIELLGKQVRLGRGDDVFEKIFSNSLHALQVVQFYYWKAPELAARREQSAVGSRTARYPVIIHQSRGTQLPLPCNHTLSQTIFGSISAAEIAFEWNDFALGIAMWENYSEELKKQLLTFLPFWLSNESIFVFDSSEL, from the exons ATGGCCGGCAcaaccacctcgccgccgccggccgccggcgaccaccccCGCGTTCTCCTCCGCGGCTTCCTCTCCCGCGAGACCTGCAAG GAGCTGGAGTTCGTGCACCGGAGCTGCGGCGCCGCCGGGTACCGCCCGTCGGTGGTGTCGACGTCGCTGCCGCACCTGTCGGCCACCGGCtgcggccacctcctgctcccgTTCGTGCCCGTGCGCGAGCGCCTCCGCGACGCCGTGGAGTCCTTCTTCGACTGCCTCTTCGATGTCTTCATCGAGTTCACTGGGCTCATCAG TTGGTGTAAGGGAGCTTCTATTGGATGGCATAGTGATGATAATAAGCCTTATCTTAGGCAAAGGGCATTCACA GCGGTTTGCTACTTGAACAATCATGGAGAGGACTATAAGGGTGGAATTCTGCAATTTCAGGATGGTGATCCTTCCTCTATTGTTCCAGTTGCTGGT gaTGTTGTCATCTACACTGCTGATAACCGTAATGTCCATTGTGtaaccgag GTGACTGAAGGGGAAAGGCTCACCCTGACtctttggttcactagagaccGTGCTTATAATGAGGATCCAAAACTCCTTACTTTTCTCTCTCAGACATCGTTGAGCTGTGAACCAACTGAGCAAAAATCTTATATTCCTATGCCAGCCTCTGATAGCATGTATTGGTTTTCCTATGATCAATCTGGCTTTGATATACGATGTGCTAGAGTGCATGTCCTTGGGTTTAGTTTTCACTCAAGCAGTGGTGAATACAGTACATCTGTGTTGCCAGCTGAAGATGACCCAATAGAGCTGCTTGGGAAGCAAGTGCGGCTCGGGAGGGGAGATGATGTCTTTGAGAAAATATTTTCTAACAGCCTGCATGCTCTTCAG GTGGTGCAATTCTACTACTGGAAAGCACCTGAGCTGGCAGCAAGGAGGGAACAAAGTGCCGTTGGTTCAAGAACAGCCCGCTATCCAGTTATCATACATCAGTCAAGAGGAACACAACTACCATTACCATGCAATCACACACTTTCACAAACCATATTTGGATCAATTAGCGCTGCAGAGATTGCTTTCGAGTGGAATGATTTTGCATTAGGTATTGCTATGTGGGAAAATTATTCAGAAGAGTTAAAGAAACAGTTGTTGACATTTTTGCCATTCTGGTTGTCCAATGAATCCATTTTCGTCTTCGATTCCTCTGAGCTatag
- the LOC120646710 gene encoding prolyl 3-hydroxylase 2-like isoform X2 — MAGTTTSPPPAAGDHPRVLLRGFLSRETCKELEFVHRSCGAAGYRPSVVSTSLPHLSATGCGHLLLPFVPVRERLRDAVESFFDCLFDVFIEFTGLISWCKGASIGWHSDDNKPYLRQRAFTAVCYLNNHGEDYKGGILQFQDGDPSSIVPVAGDVVIYTADNRNVHCVTEVTEGERLTLTLWFTRDRAYNEDPKLLTFLSQTSLSCEPTEQKSYIPMPASDSMYWFSYDQSGFDIRCARVHVLGFSFHSSSGEYSTSVLPAEDDPIELLGKQVRLGRGDDVFEKIFSNSLHALQRAEPI, encoded by the exons ATGGCCGGCAcaaccacctcgccgccgccggccgccggcgaccaccccCGCGTTCTCCTCCGCGGCTTCCTCTCCCGCGAGACCTGCAAG GAGCTGGAGTTCGTGCACCGGAGCTGCGGCGCCGCCGGGTACCGCCCGTCGGTGGTGTCGACGTCGCTGCCGCACCTGTCGGCCACCGGCtgcggccacctcctgctcccgTTCGTGCCCGTGCGCGAGCGCCTCCGCGACGCCGTGGAGTCCTTCTTCGACTGCCTCTTCGATGTCTTCATCGAGTTCACTGGGCTCATCAG TTGGTGTAAGGGAGCTTCTATTGGATGGCATAGTGATGATAATAAGCCTTATCTTAGGCAAAGGGCATTCACA GCGGTTTGCTACTTGAACAATCATGGAGAGGACTATAAGGGTGGAATTCTGCAATTTCAGGATGGTGATCCTTCCTCTATTGTTCCAGTTGCTGGT gaTGTTGTCATCTACACTGCTGATAACCGTAATGTCCATTGTGtaaccgag GTGACTGAAGGGGAAAGGCTCACCCTGACtctttggttcactagagaccGTGCTTATAATGAGGATCCAAAACTCCTTACTTTTCTCTCTCAGACATCGTTGAGCTGTGAACCAACTGAGCAAAAATCTTATATTCCTATGCCAGCCTCTGATAGCATGTATTGGTTTTCCTATGATCAATCTGGCTTTGATATACGATGTGCTAGAGTGCATGTCCTTGGGTTTAGTTTTCACTCAAGCAGTGGTGAATACAGTACATCTGTGTTGCCAGCTGAAGATGACCCAATAGAGCTGCTTGGGAAGCAAGTGCGGCTCGGGAGGGGAGATGATGTCTTTGAGAAAATATTTTCTAACAGCCTGCATGCTCTTCAG AGAGCTGAACCAATCTAA
- the LOC120646710 gene encoding uncharacterized protein LOC120646710 isoform X3, whose product MAGTTTSPPPAAGDHPRVLLRGFLSRETCKELEFVHRSCGAAGYRPSVVSTSLPHLSATGCGHLLLPFVPVRERLRDAVESFFDCLFDVFIEFTGLISWCKGASIGWHSDDNKPYLRQRAFTAVCYLNNHGEDYKGGILQFQDGDPSSIVPVAGDVVIYTADNRNVHCVTEFCLTGD is encoded by the exons ATGGCCGGCAcaaccacctcgccgccgccggccgccggcgaccaccccCGCGTTCTCCTCCGCGGCTTCCTCTCCCGCGAGACCTGCAAG GAGCTGGAGTTCGTGCACCGGAGCTGCGGCGCCGCCGGGTACCGCCCGTCGGTGGTGTCGACGTCGCTGCCGCACCTGTCGGCCACCGGCtgcggccacctcctgctcccgTTCGTGCCCGTGCGCGAGCGCCTCCGCGACGCCGTGGAGTCCTTCTTCGACTGCCTCTTCGATGTCTTCATCGAGTTCACTGGGCTCATCAG TTGGTGTAAGGGAGCTTCTATTGGATGGCATAGTGATGATAATAAGCCTTATCTTAGGCAAAGGGCATTCACA GCGGTTTGCTACTTGAACAATCATGGAGAGGACTATAAGGGTGGAATTCTGCAATTTCAGGATGGTGATCCTTCCTCTATTGTTCCAGTTGCTGGT gaTGTTGTCATCTACACTGCTGATAACCGTAATGTCCATTGTGtaaccgag TTTTGCCTTACAGGTGACTGA